A DNA window from Candidatus Nanopelagicales bacterium contains the following coding sequences:
- the rho gene encoding transcription termination factor Rho, which translates to MATDSATTGGSTKTGGLSAMLLPELKKLGGEMGISGASAMRKGDLIAAIKEKRSGAGRAKADATQSTTSAGSTSQREGSRAGAGGNDTAGGNDSSGSNDSSGTSGRSNQSRDDRQDQDRDRDGNQGQGNQGQSRDRNQGQGNQGQNRDRNQGQGNQGQSRDRNQGQGNQGQNRDRNQGQSNQGQNRDDDDRGGRNNNRRRRRGRDRFREGGSGQGRQRRDSLEDTEVTEDDVLLPVAGILDVLDNYAFVRTSGYLPGPNDVYVSLSMVRKHGLRKGDAVTGSVRQPREGESKQKFNPLVRIESVNGADSETSKSRVEFGKLTPLYPQERLRLASDNEPHNMTARVIDLVAPIGKGQRGLIVSPPKAGKTMVLQRIANAITENNPECHLMVVLVDERPEEVTDMQRSVKGEVIASTFDRPAEDHTIVAELAIERAKRLVELGHDVVVLLDSMTRLGRAYNLAAPASGRILSGGVDSTALYPPKKFFGAARNIEDGGSLTILATALVETGSRMDEVIFEEFKGTGNMELKLDRRLADKRIFPAVDVDSSGTRKEELLLAPDELKVTWNLRRVLHALDSQQAIELLLNKLRETKSNYEFLLQVQKSTPSGPIQDGERVEI; encoded by the coding sequence CGCAAGGGCGACTTGATCGCTGCGATCAAGGAGAAGCGTTCAGGCGCTGGCCGCGCCAAGGCAGACGCGACCCAATCAACCACCTCGGCGGGCTCGACTTCACAACGCGAGGGATCGCGCGCCGGTGCTGGTGGTAACGACACTGCTGGCGGCAACGACAGTTCGGGCAGCAACGACAGTTCCGGCACCTCCGGTCGCTCCAACCAGTCTCGCGACGATCGACAAGACCAAGACCGGGATCGCGATGGCAATCAGGGTCAGGGCAACCAGGGCCAGAGCCGCGACCGCAATCAGGGTCAGGGCAACCAGGGCCAGAATCGTGACCGTAACCAGGGTCAGGGCAACCAGGGCCAGAGCCGTGACCGTAACCAGGGTCAGGGCAACCAGGGCCAGAATCGTGACCGTAACCAGGGCCAGAGCAACCAGGGCCAGAATCGCGATGACGACGACCGCGGCGGCCGCAACAACAATCGACGCCGCCGACGGGGCCGTGACAGGTTCCGCGAAGGTGGCTCCGGCCAGGGTCGCCAGCGTCGCGACAGCCTTGAGGACACCGAGGTAACCGAAGACGACGTGCTCTTGCCCGTCGCTGGCATCCTCGACGTGCTCGACAACTACGCCTTTGTGCGGACTTCGGGCTACCTGCCGGGACCCAATGACGTGTATGTCTCGCTGTCGATGGTGCGCAAGCACGGCCTGCGTAAGGGTGACGCCGTCACTGGGTCCGTTCGCCAACCCCGTGAGGGTGAGTCGAAGCAGAAATTCAATCCGCTGGTGCGTATTGAATCTGTCAATGGTGCCGACTCCGAGACTTCCAAGAGTCGCGTGGAATTCGGCAAGTTGACCCCGCTGTACCCGCAGGAGCGCTTGCGCCTGGCGAGCGACAACGAGCCCCACAACATGACGGCTCGGGTCATCGACCTCGTCGCCCCAATCGGTAAGGGTCAGCGCGGGCTCATCGTCTCGCCGCCAAAAGCGGGCAAGACGATGGTGCTGCAGCGCATCGCCAACGCCATCACCGAGAACAACCCCGAGTGCCACTTGATGGTCGTCCTTGTTGACGAGCGTCCGGAGGAAGTCACCGACATGCAGCGCTCGGTTAAGGGCGAGGTCATCGCTTCCACGTTCGACCGACCGGCGGAGGACCACACCATCGTCGCTGAGCTGGCGATCGAGCGAGCCAAGCGCTTGGTCGAACTCGGCCACGATGTCGTCGTGCTCCTTGACTCGATGACCCGGCTCGGCCGCGCCTACAACTTGGCGGCCCCGGCATCCGGGCGAATCCTGTCCGGTGGTGTCGACTCGACCGCGCTGTACCCGCCCAAGAAGTTCTTCGGAGCTGCTCGCAACATCGAAGATGGCGGTTCACTGACGATCCTGGCGACGGCATTGGTGGAGACGGGTTCCCGCATGGACGAGGTCATCTTCGAAGAGTTCAAGGGCACCGGAAACATGGAGCTCAAGCTCGATCGTCGTCTTGCTGACAAGCGGATCTTCCCGGCCGTCGACGTTGACTCCTCGGGTACTCGCAAGGAGGAACTGCTGTTGGCTCCCGACGAGCTCAAGGTGACGTGGAACCTGCGCCGGGTCCTCCACGCGCTCGATTCGCAACAGGCGATCGAACTGCTGCTCAACAAGTTGCGTGAGACCAAGAGCAACTACGAGTTCCTGCTGCAGGTCCAGAAGTCAACGCCATCGGGCCCAATTCAGGATGGCGAGCGGGTCGAGATCTAG